TGAATAAACATGTTTGCCATGGCTAATTGCCGCCAGAGCCATCTCCTTATGCAAGAAATTTGGTGCACAAATATCCACCACATCAATATCAGGATCGGCAACCAGTTTGCGCCAATCAGCGGTAGATCGGGAAAAACCAAATTCTGCGGCGCGTTGTTGAGCCAATTCAGGGGTGACTTCGGCCAACATCTCTAATACTGGCTGCCCCTTGAGTGGAAAAACAGTCGCGACCTGCGCGTAAGCAATGGCATGACAACGGCCGATATAACCAGTACCAATAAGGCCAATTCGAACTTTTCTCATTTTATTCCCCTTACCTGTTTATAAATTAAAGCCCCGAGAAAGCAGCCTTATTTGGCAATGGTTATACGAAATTAAAATTTCACCATCAAGCTAAAATGAAATTAAAAGTTATTTTTTGCGAGGCGCCACGAAGAAAACAGTAAAGTTAATGAAAGCGTACATAAGCAGGATACTTATATCAGCACCCAGCTCACAGATAGCACTCCAAACTCAATAATTGATTATAAATTTTTACTATGTAATTTTTTGAATAATAAATTTCAATAAATGCGAGGCGTTACGCATCATTAGCAAGTCGGGGTTTCAATAGCGTAATTTCGTTATATAGTGGGTACCAAGATGAAGCGATAAATCCCATCGCTCCTTTATAATGTTGACAGGTAACTTGCTATGAACTCATCTTTTCTGGTTACACCACAATGGCTGGCAGAACACACTAATGATACCGATATCGTTATTCTGGATGCCAGAATGTCACCGCCGGGATTGATACCTAAAAGAGACATTCAGGCTGAGTTCGAGCAAGGGCATATCCCAGGAGCCGTTTACTTTGATATTGATGAAATTGCAGACAACAGCACTGAATTGCCGCATATGCTGCCATCGCCACAGGAATTCAGTGAGAGGGTTGGTCAATTAGGGATCAGTGAACAGCATGTTCTCGTGATTTATGACGATGGTAACCTGTTTTCCGCACCACGCGTTTGGTGGACGTTCCGTACTTTTGGCGCCAAAAATGTGCGTATATTGGCCGGTGGTGTCAACGGATGGCGGCAAGCGGGCTATGCATTAGAAAGCGGCCAGGCAAAACCAACCCCGCAAGTGTTCAAGGTGGCCTTTAATAGTGCTGCGGTCAAAAGCGTTGATGAGGTTGTCGCCGTACTGGGAAATAGTGAAGTACAAATTATAGATGCCCGGCCAGCCAGCAGATTTAAAGCCCAAGAACCAGAGCCTCGGCCTGGTCTGCGCCTTGGCCGTATCCCCGGCAGTATTAATGTCCCGTGGGGGAGCATGGTAGAAAATGGTAATCTGAAATCGCCACAAGCACTGGCAAGTATTTTTGCCGCTCAAGGCGTGGATTTAACCAAGCCCATTATTACCAGTTGTGGTTCTGGCGTAACAGCCGCAGTGGTGGCTCTGGGGCTGGCGGCAGTAAATGCACCATCGATATCACTCTATGATGGTTCTTGGGCACAATGGGGAGCATCCGATTCACTGCCTATCGAAGAGACACGCCTCCCATAAGAGTCCATCAGATAGCAACCAAGCCACGGACACCGTCTAGCTCCATGTCAGTACCGTGGCCACGCTGGATAATTTTGCCGCGGGACATCACTAAATAGTTATCTGCCAGCTCTGCGGCAAAATCATAAAACTGCTCAACCAATAAGATAGCCATATCCCCTTGAGCAGCCAGTTTTTTGATAACTACACCTATCTCTTTGATAACAGAGGGTTGAATTCCCTCAGTTGGCTCATCCAAAATGAGCAAACGAGGCTGGCAAGCCAAAGCACGCCCAATCGCCAACTGCTGCTGCTGCCCGCCAGATAGATCCCCGCCACGGCGATGTCTCATGTCGTGTAACACTGGGAATAGCTGATAAATACTCTCGGGTACCACCTTGCTCTGAGCGCCAGGAAAACGCGAAAGCCCCAATAGAATGTTCTCTTCAACCGTTAATCTGGGGAAGATTTCCCTGCCTTGTGGTACATAAGCAATGCCTCCTTTCACCCGTTGGTGTGGTGACTGATGGCTAATGTTTTTACCTTCCCATGTAATGCTACCGTTTTTGACCGGCACAAGTCCCATCAAGCATTTGAGTAACGTCGTTTTACCCACGCCATTACGGCCCAATAAGCAAGTAACCTCACCTATTGCAGCCTCGAATGACAAGCCACGCAAGATATGGCTGCCACCATAATATTGATCAAGTTCATTCACTTGCAGCATATATTGCCCCCAAATAGCCAGTTAACTGTTAGTCACCAAAACCCAATCACGTGATATAGAAGGAGAAACAATACCGAGTCAGAGCGGCTCAGCGCCCCAAATATACCTCGATCACTTGCTCGTTGGCCTGCACCTCTGCCAATGACCCCTCGGCCAACACCTGGCCCTGATGCAACACCGTGACATGATCAGCAATAGTCTCGACGAACCCCATATCGTGCTCCACGACCATCAGTGAATGCTTCCCGGCTAATTGATTAAACAACTCGGCGGTATAGGCGGTCTCAGCATCGGTCATCCCGGCGGCTGGCTCGTCTAACAGTAGTAAATGGGGGTCTTGTACCAATAACATCCCAATTTCAAGAAACTGCTTTTGACCATGAGATAACATGCCAGCCTGCCGCTGTCGCATCTCACTAAGGCGTAACATAGTAAGCGTTTCATCAATTTGATCCCGTTGCTCACTGTTCAACTTGGCGCGCAGGCTGGCCCAAACTGTCTTGGTGCTTTTTTGCGCCAATTCAAGGTTTTCAAAGACACTAAGCGCTTCAAATACCGTCGGTTTCTGGAATTTTCGGCCGATCCCTGCTTGAGCAATCTCTATCGTATTCATCATTGAGAGATCATGATGTTGGTCATAAGTCATTTTACCGGTCTGGGGACGCGTTTTACCGGTTATCACATCCATCAGCGTGGTTTTACCTGCACCATTCGGGCCAATAATGCAACGCAGCTCGCCAACACCTATTTGCAATGAGAGATCACGCAAGGCATGAAAACCATCAAAACTGACATTGATATTTTCGAGGGTTAATACCGGGTCTCTTTGCTGGCGATATTTGTCTGCCGCATGCTCTAACGCACCAGGTTCTTGAGCAATTATCTCGGGATAAATCAGTTGTTCCGTAATTTGAAACCGGCTCATTTGTCTTTCCCCCGCCGCAGTAACCCGATAACCCCCTTGGGTAAGAACAACGTAACCAAGATAAATATCAATCCGAGGAAGAATTGCCAATATTCTGGCATTGCCATGGTGAACCAGCTTTTTGCGCCATTGACAACTCCAGCCCCTAATACCGGGCCTATTAATGTCCCGCGCCCACCAAGAGCAACCCAGATTGCGGCTTCAATAGAGTTGGTTGGCGACATTTCACTTGGATTGATGATACCAACCTGAGGCACATACAATGCCCCCGCCAGAGCACAGAGTACCGCTGATAATGTCCAGACAAACAGTTTAAAACCTTTCGGATCATAGCCACAAAATGTCAGACGATTTTCAGCATCACGCACGGCGGTCAGCACTCGCCCAAATTTGGTGCGGGCCAACGCAAAACCCATAACCAAACTGGCGATTAACA
The sequence above is drawn from the Yersinia intermedia genome and encodes:
- the sseA gene encoding 3-mercaptopyruvate sulfurtransferase: MNSSFLVTPQWLAEHTNDTDIVILDARMSPPGLIPKRDIQAEFEQGHIPGAVYFDIDEIADNSTELPHMLPSPQEFSERVGQLGISEQHVLVIYDDGNLFSAPRVWWTFRTFGAKNVRILAGGVNGWRQAGYALESGQAKPTPQVFKVAFNSAAVKSVDEVVAVLGNSEVQIIDARPASRFKAQEPEPRPGLRLGRIPGSINVPWGSMVENGNLKSPQALASIFAAQGVDLTKPIITSCGSGVTAAVVALGLAAVNAPSISLYDGSWAQWGASDSLPIEETRLP
- the urtE gene encoding urea ABC transporter ATP-binding subunit UrtE, translated to MLQVNELDQYYGGSHILRGLSFEAAIGEVTCLLGRNGVGKTTLLKCLMGLVPVKNGSITWEGKNISHQSPHQRVKGGIAYVPQGREIFPRLTVEENILLGLSRFPGAQSKVVPESIYQLFPVLHDMRHRRGGDLSGGQQQQLAIGRALACQPRLLILDEPTEGIQPSVIKEIGVVIKKLAAQGDMAILLVEQFYDFAAELADNYLVMSRGKIIQRGHGTDMELDGVRGLVAI
- the urtD gene encoding urea ABC transporter ATP-binding protein UrtD; translated protein: MSRFQITEQLIYPEIIAQEPGALEHAADKYRQQRDPVLTLENINVSFDGFHALRDLSLQIGVGELRCIIGPNGAGKTTLMDVITGKTRPQTGKMTYDQHHDLSMMNTIEIAQAGIGRKFQKPTVFEALSVFENLELAQKSTKTVWASLRAKLNSEQRDQIDETLTMLRLSEMRQRQAGMLSHGQKQFLEIGMLLVQDPHLLLLDEPAAGMTDAETAYTAELFNQLAGKHSLMVVEHDMGFVETIADHVTVLHQGQVLAEGSLAEVQANEQVIEVYLGR